A genome region from Halorussus pelagicus includes the following:
- a CDS encoding SIR2 family protein, with translation MTDGEINTATVTQLIRAVKERKNYAFLIGAGTSRPRPAEIPTGGELIEIWQKECYDHENPKVEFDNWVGNKQKEIDYDKSRYGFWFEQRHPTRGERRERIQKLVKDADPNFEHVILASLMAENFVPHTLTPNFDDLLFKAFYLYLEDKPQVIDHRAIAPEFRLTHSKSAIVKLHGDYLYDNLRNTTNETGSNALDEAMKDALQQTVEEYGLVVVGYSGEDDSIMDPLIEAELSEYGIYWCVLDSNAVSKKAGKLLEQPNTYLVEIDGFGSLMRKFGSRINDLEPPKPDEIIERAEQRADMLKGTLEESKEAATDDEEEEYISKISRLWQCETLIKKGECKEAINLCNEVLEEDPEFGDAYGQRGLAKHKLGNYEGAIKDYSRAIEFGADPTFVLHNRAEARIQANKFKKAEQDAAKIKEESESIEHIASGTLLRLISRIATGEDITGEEEDEYRDFCEKEFSTAWEFEEIDSWIKDSNLGSEKKVKIEELVDLLREHKDKSN, from the coding sequence ATGACTGATGGGGAGATTAATACAGCAACTGTAACACAGTTAATCAGAGCTGTGAAAGAACGCAAAAACTACGCATTTCTTATAGGTGCTGGGACGTCACGACCTCGTCCAGCTGAAATTCCTACTGGCGGCGAACTAATCGAAATCTGGCAGAAAGAATGCTATGATCATGAAAATCCTAAGGTTGAATTTGATAACTGGGTTGGTAATAAACAGAAAGAGATAGATTATGACAAAAGTAGATATGGGTTTTGGTTTGAACAACGTCATCCAACTCGCGGAGAACGAAGAGAAAGGATTCAAAAACTTGTAAAGGATGCGGATCCAAATTTCGAACACGTCATTCTTGCTTCTTTGATGGCTGAGAATTTTGTTCCCCATACTCTCACACCGAATTTCGATGATTTGCTGTTCAAAGCGTTTTATTTATACTTGGAAGATAAACCGCAAGTGATAGATCATCGGGCTATTGCGCCCGAGTTTAGACTCACACATAGTAAATCGGCAATTGTGAAACTCCACGGGGATTACCTTTATGACAATCTCCGAAATACTACTAACGAGACAGGATCAAATGCATTAGACGAAGCGATGAAAGATGCGCTTCAACAAACAGTAGAGGAATATGGGTTAGTAGTTGTTGGCTATAGTGGGGAAGATGACTCAATTATGGATCCTCTTATTGAAGCTGAACTTTCAGAGTATGGCATTTACTGGTGTGTCCTGGATTCTAACGCTGTTTCTAAGAAGGCAGGAAAACTGCTAGAACAACCAAACACATACTTGGTGGAAATTGATGGATTTGGAAGCTTGATGAGAAAATTCGGGAGCCGAATTAATGATCTCGAACCTCCTAAGCCAGATGAAATTATTGAAAGAGCTGAACAAAGAGCCGATATGCTAAAAGGAACTTTGGAGGAAAGTAAAGAAGCAGCAACTGACGATGAAGAAGAAGAGTATATAAGTAAAATATCAAGGCTCTGGCAGTGTGAAACCCTTATTAAGAAGGGAGAATGTAAAGAAGCAATTAATCTTTGTAACGAAGTTCTTGAAGAAGATCCCGAATTTGGCGACGCTTATGGCCAGCGTGGACTTGCAAAACATAAACTAGGTAACTATGAGGGGGCAATTAAGGACTACAGCAGGGCAATAGAGTTCGGGGCTGACCCAACATTCGTCCTCCATAACCGCGCGGAGGCAAGAATACAAGCGAATAAGTTTAAGAAAGCAGAGCAGGATGCAGCCAAAATAAAAGAGGAGAGTGAATCAATAGAACACATTGCATCAGGAACACTCCTTCGACTTATATCGAGAATAGCAACTGGGGAAGATATAACCGGCGAGGAAGAAGATGAGTATCGGGACTTTTGTGAGAAAGAATTTTCTACAGCATGGGAATTTGAAGAAATTGACTCTTGGATAAAAGATTCAAATCTTGGATCGGAGAAGAAAGTCAAAATTGAAGAACTGGTCGACTTACTCCGCGAACATAAAGATAAATCTAATTAA
- a CDS encoding transcriptional regulator, whose amino-acid sequence MSRSALVGNVTAMLEDAGFTVSDRCAIRPKSFDVAARRGRDLLLLKVLANVDAFDGATGLEMRRLGEYLNATPVVVGLRTRDEELEPGVVYFRHGVPVLSPDTAMELFVEGMSPLIYAAPGGLYVTIDGDVLRDEREERGWSLGRLAKELGVSRRTVSKYEDGMNASVEVALELEDMFEGDLTSPVDVLDGADEVREGDPTPDDPEPEDDDERIVTVLTRAGFEVHPTVRAPFKTVSEDNDSEENVLTGHSAFTKAAEKRARIMSSIGEVAQTRSVYFVDEAKRESVDGTGLVEREELEDIDDPDELRELIRERGKNPA is encoded by the coding sequence ATGTCCCGGTCTGCACTGGTCGGGAACGTGACCGCGATGCTGGAGGACGCGGGATTCACCGTAAGTGACCGGTGCGCAATCCGACCCAAGAGCTTCGACGTGGCCGCGCGGCGCGGACGCGACCTGCTCTTGTTGAAGGTTCTGGCGAACGTGGACGCGTTCGACGGAGCGACCGGTCTGGAGATGCGACGACTCGGCGAATACCTCAACGCCACGCCGGTTGTCGTCGGCCTTCGGACCCGCGACGAGGAACTGGAACCGGGCGTCGTCTACTTCCGACACGGCGTCCCGGTATTGAGTCCTGACACGGCGATGGAACTGTTCGTGGAAGGAATGTCGCCGCTGATTTACGCCGCGCCCGGCGGTCTCTACGTCACCATCGACGGCGACGTACTGCGCGACGAGCGCGAGGAACGCGGCTGGAGCCTCGGCCGCCTCGCCAAGGAACTGGGCGTCTCGCGGCGAACCGTCTCGAAGTACGAGGACGGCATGAACGCCAGCGTGGAGGTCGCGCTCGAACTCGAAGACATGTTCGAGGGCGACCTGACCAGCCCCGTGGACGTACTCGACGGGGCCGACGAGGTCCGCGAGGGCGACCCCACGCCAGACGACCCCGAACCCGAGGACGACGACGAGCGCATCGTCACGGTGCTGACCCGCGCGGGCTTCGAAGTCCACCCCACAGTCCGCGCGCCCTTCAAGACCGTCAGCGAGGACAACGATAGCGAGGAGAACGTCCTGACGGGTCACTCTGCGTTCACCAAGGCCGCCGAGAAGCGCGCCCGCATCATGTCCTCCATCGGTGAGGTCGCCCAGACGCGCTCGGTCTACTTCGTGGACGAGGCCAAACGCGAGAGCGTCGATGGCACGGGCTTGGTCGAGCGCGAGGAGTTAGAGGACATCGACGACCCCGACGAACTGCGCGAGTTGATTCGGGAACGCGGCAAGAACCCGGCGTAA
- a CDS encoding tRNA(Ile)(2)-agmatinylcytidine synthase has translation MTVIGIDDTDSRELGMCTTYLAAEIADRVSAEAAVERSLLVRLNPAVEHKTRGNAALAVHTDADPETAFEIAREEVAAVAETDDPRTNPGLVVAPESPEEVPDSVAEFACEAVRDRLAVADAEELIETAGYRSAGWKVGRGKIGALAAVGAWAAFGGGDDARPATDEGDSGGVARADWTYECISYRDPERVGTPREVDAESVFDAATAAYPAAWDTVDRETGELVCVPHTPGPILHGIRGDDPETVREVAEAIESEPVSHRALFVTNQGTDAHLRDGAIGEVEDGRAYRVEGTVADAPETRRGGHVFFELADPESDAEIRCAAFEPTKRFRDRVRALRPGDRIAACGEVSDGTLKLEKFAVRELNRTELATPDCPDCGRSMKSAGTGQGYRCRDCKTSADGKVECEVERELAVGWYEVPPEARRHIAKPLIRGGFDAPIHPEK, from the coding sequence GTGACAGTCATCGGTATCGACGACACCGACTCCCGCGAACTGGGGATGTGTACGACGTATCTCGCGGCCGAAATCGCCGACCGCGTCAGTGCGGAGGCCGCCGTCGAGCGGTCGCTCCTCGTCCGCCTCAACCCCGCGGTCGAGCACAAGACCCGCGGAAACGCCGCGCTCGCGGTTCACACCGACGCCGACCCCGAGACCGCCTTCGAAATCGCCCGCGAGGAGGTCGCGGCGGTCGCCGAGACCGACGACCCGCGGACCAATCCCGGTCTCGTCGTCGCGCCGGAGTCTCCCGAGGAGGTTCCCGACTCGGTGGCCGAGTTCGCCTGTGAGGCGGTCCGCGACCGACTCGCGGTCGCGGACGCCGAGGAGCTAATCGAGACCGCGGGCTACCGGAGCGCGGGGTGGAAGGTGGGCCGCGGGAAAATCGGGGCGCTCGCGGCGGTCGGCGCGTGGGCGGCGTTCGGCGGCGGAGACGACGCTCGCCCTGCGACTGACGAGGGCGACTCCGGCGGAGTCGCCCGCGCCGACTGGACCTACGAGTGCATCTCGTATCGGGACCCCGAGCGCGTCGGGACGCCCCGCGAGGTGGACGCCGAATCGGTTTTCGACGCCGCGACCGCGGCGTATCCCGCGGCGTGGGACACCGTGGACCGCGAGACCGGCGAGTTGGTCTGTGTTCCGCACACGCCCGGCCCGATTCTCCACGGCATCCGCGGCGACGACCCCGAGACCGTCCGAGAGGTGGCCGAGGCCATCGAGAGCGAACCGGTCTCGCACAGGGCGCTGTTCGTGACGAATCAGGGGACCGACGCGCATCTCCGAGACGGAGCGATTGGCGAGGTTGAGGACGGCCGGGCCTACCGCGTCGAGGGCACGGTCGCAGACGCGCCCGAGACCCGGCGCGGCGGCCACGTCTTCTTCGAACTGGCGGACCCCGAGTCGGACGCAGAGATTCGGTGCGCCGCCTTTGAACCGACCAAACGCTTCCGGGACCGAGTGCGCGCGCTCCGGCCCGGCGACCGCATCGCGGCCTGCGGCGAGGTCTCGGACGGCACCCTCAAACTCGAAAAGTTCGCGGTCCGCGAGTTGAATCGGACCGAACTCGCCACGCCGGACTGCCCGGACTGTGGCCGGTCGATGAAGAGCGCCGGGACCGGACAGGGCTACCGCTGTCGGGACTGCAAGACGAGTGCTGACGGGAAGGTAGAGTGCGAGGTCGAACGGGAGTTGGCGGTCGGATGGTACGAGGTGCCCCCGGAGGCGCGCAGACACATCGCCAAGCCCCTGATTCGGGGCGGGTTCGACGCGCCGATTCACCCCGAGAAGTAG
- a CDS encoding NUDIX hydrolase produces the protein MTTYPANFCPHCGTALSTREIEGRERQFCPDCERAIWRNPVPTAGVAVVGSQGVLLTERAVEPGVGDWAVPGGHLELEESPREAAVRELREETGVRADPADLTLLDTFSVTQFEGKRVVSVGFAVQREDTDGEPHAGTEVTDVRWVTPDSFAETGEAFLPPHGERFRKAWDSLG, from the coding sequence GTGACGACCTATCCCGCGAACTTCTGTCCGCACTGCGGGACGGCGCTCTCGACCCGCGAAATCGAGGGGCGCGAGCGCCAGTTCTGCCCGGACTGCGAGCGCGCTATCTGGCGGAATCCGGTCCCGACGGCGGGCGTCGCCGTCGTCGGAAGTCAGGGCGTTTTGCTCACCGAGCGTGCGGTCGAACCGGGCGTCGGTGACTGGGCGGTCCCCGGCGGTCATCTCGAACTCGAAGAGTCCCCGCGAGAAGCCGCGGTCCGCGAACTCCGCGAGGAGACCGGCGTCCGCGCCGACCCCGCGGACCTGACGCTCCTCGATACGTTCTCGGTCACGCAGTTCGAGGGCAAGCGAGTCGTCTCCGTCGGGTTCGCGGTTCAACGTGAGGACACCGACGGCGAACCCCACGCGGGGACGGAGGTGACGGACGTTCGGTGGGTCACGCCCGACTCGTTCGCCGAGACCGGCGAGGCCTTCCTGCCGCCACACGGCGAGCGATTCCGAAAGGCGTGGGACAGTCTGGGATAG
- a CDS encoding threonine synthase encodes MSRDRSDTEDAAAGDPACPDLTCPDCGRSYDAGPDEPWRCDCGHPLELAARPLPEGPAPDFTDLDTRAGLWAFEKFLPFSAAVTLGEGFTPLQTPDSKSWGENVQFKLEYVFPSGSFKDRGATTTLSRAAQLGVEKVVEDSSGNAGAAIAQYAARAGIDADIYVPADAKQSKLAAIERVGATPVRVEGTRQDVTDACIEAVESDDEAGWYASHAWNPAFFAGTATFAFEVAAQRDWEVPDAVVTPLGHGTLFLGAYRGFRALKDAGWTDRMPRLFGAQAAGYAPIAAERHGADEASGDNSVADGIQILNPARKSQILDAIEATGGDAIALDAEPVADALDCLRRGGFYTEPTCAVAPAALAQFRERGAIAPDDDVVVPLTGSGLKS; translated from the coding sequence ATGTCGAGAGACCGCTCCGACACTGAGGACGCGGCCGCTGGCGACCCTGCTTGCCCCGACCTCACCTGCCCCGACTGCGGCCGAAGCTACGACGCTGGACCGGACGAACCGTGGCGCTGTGACTGCGGCCATCCCCTCGAACTCGCCGCCCGACCGCTTCCCGAGGGTCCCGCGCCCGACTTCACAGACCTCGACACCCGCGCTGGCCTGTGGGCCTTCGAGAAGTTCCTCCCGTTCTCGGCCGCGGTCACGCTCGGCGAGGGGTTCACGCCCCTGCAAACCCCTGACTCCAAATCGTGGGGTGAGAACGTCCAGTTCAAACTGGAGTACGTCTTCCCCTCCGGGAGTTTCAAGGACCGCGGCGCGACCACGACGCTCTCGCGCGCTGCCCAACTCGGCGTCGAAAAGGTCGTCGAGGACTCGTCGGGCAACGCGGGCGCGGCCATCGCCCAGTACGCCGCCCGCGCGGGAATCGACGCCGACATCTACGTCCCGGCCGACGCCAAGCAGTCGAAACTCGCCGCCATCGAGCGCGTCGGGGCGACACCAGTCCGAGTCGAGGGTACGCGACAGGACGTGACCGACGCCTGTATCGAAGCCGTCGAATCCGACGACGAGGCTGGCTGGTACGCCAGCCACGCGTGGAACCCGGCGTTCTTCGCGGGCACCGCGACGTTCGCCTTCGAAGTCGCGGCACAGCGCGACTGGGAGGTTCCCGACGCCGTGGTCACGCCGCTGGGCCACGGCACGCTCTTTCTCGGGGCTTACCGGGGCTTTCGCGCCCTGAAGGACGCTGGCTGGACCGACCGGATGCCCCGCCTGTTCGGCGCGCAGGCCGCCGGGTACGCGCCAATCGCCGCGGAACGCCACGGTGCTGACGAAGCCAGCGGCGACAACTCGGTCGCCGACGGCATCCAGATTCTCAACCCCGCCAGAAAGAGCCAGATTCTCGACGCCATCGAGGCGACCGGCGGCGACGCAATCGCGCTTGACGCCGAGCCGGTCGCCGACGCGCTCGACTGCCTCCGCCGCGGCGGGTTCTACACCGAACCGACCTGCGCGGTCGCGCCCGCCGCCCTCGCACAGTTCCGCGAGCGCGGCGCGATAGCGCCGGACGACGACGTGGTGGTTCCGCTGACGGGGAGCGGATTGAAATCATGA
- a CDS encoding succinylglutamate desuccinylase/aspartoacylase family protein has product MKTLGTASAAPGEIDTGRLQVGETRDGGEFGLPVAVINGAADGPTLYVQAVSDGDELNGLGVIQRAIPQISPADLSGTILVVGIVNYHAFQVAEHRNPIDDTKMNRTYPGDESGSSSERIAAATFEAASRADLILDLHQGSTSQMLNEVRVRCGQRHRLHEECLELAKVFGCGHVLDQKGPDGQLARAGPDEGIPTIDPELGGCVGWDEESIQYGVEGVFNVLRYYGFLDGDVDLEPQTRATGFDRYGSPSGGLVRFRKDLGDRVTVGDVLFEVTDPFGQLKAEVTADDSGVFWRSRRLPQVATGEYVCSVGTSVDEF; this is encoded by the coding sequence ATGAAGACGCTCGGAACGGCGAGTGCGGCCCCCGGCGAAATCGACACCGGGCGGTTGCAGGTTGGCGAAACGCGCGACGGCGGCGAGTTCGGTCTCCCCGTCGCAGTCATCAACGGTGCCGCGGACGGGCCGACGCTGTACGTGCAGGCCGTCAGCGACGGCGACGAACTGAACGGTCTCGGCGTGATTCAGCGGGCCATCCCCCAAATTTCGCCCGCTGACCTTTCAGGCACAATTCTCGTGGTCGGCATCGTCAACTACCACGCCTTTCAGGTCGCCGAACACCGCAACCCCATCGACGACACCAAGATGAATCGCACCTACCCCGGCGACGAGTCGGGGTCCTCCAGCGAGCGCATCGCGGCCGCCACCTTCGAGGCCGCGTCGCGGGCCGATCTGATTCTGGACCTGCATCAAGGCTCTACGAGCCAGATGCTCAACGAGGTCCGCGTTCGCTGTGGCCAGCGCCATCGCCTCCACGAGGAGTGTCTCGAACTCGCCAAGGTGTTCGGGTGCGGGCACGTCCTCGACCAGAAGGGACCGGACGGCCAACTCGCCCGCGCCGGTCCCGACGAGGGAATCCCGACCATCGACCCCGAACTCGGCGGCTGTGTCGGGTGGGACGAAGAAAGTATCCAGTACGGCGTCGAAGGTGTGTTCAACGTCCTGCGCTACTACGGCTTCCTCGACGGTGACGTGGACCTCGAACCCCAGACGCGCGCGACCGGCTTCGACCGCTACGGGTCGCCCTCGGGCGGTCTCGTCCGATTCCGGAAGGACCTCGGCGACCGGGTCACGGTCGGCGACGTTCTCTTCGAGGTGACTGACCCCTTCGGCCAGTTGAAGGCCGAAGTCACCGCCGACGACAGCGGCGTCTTCTGGCGCTCGCGCCGACTGCCCCAAGTGGCGACCGGCGAGTACGTTTGTTCGGTCGGCACCAGCGTTGACGAGTTCTGA
- a CDS encoding DUF7504 family protein — protein sequence MSDDTTGVPIGEVRLKLRRLKQRGCNLLVTGNVREEVSRRATRKLLGAPEVSRSRLLALTDRDREDAVSLLPDDVGVTDERVRFVGYDCDTRTAASSVASESVATDASQSACDLDGFQTALCNAMTTAKIAQSGLEPAEFRLSLYTLSYLVNRHDETAIDRFLSALGDHVRGVGGMAHYHLPVADDSKPVQRFGPLFDARIELREKNGRPEQRWHFPDDDCSTVWFGL from the coding sequence ATGAGCGACGACACGACCGGTGTTCCGATAGGCGAGGTGCGTTTGAAACTCCGACGGTTGAAACAGCGGGGCTGTAACCTGCTCGTGACCGGAAACGTCCGCGAAGAGGTGTCTCGGCGCGCGACGCGGAAACTCCTCGGTGCGCCCGAGGTCTCGCGCAGTCGCCTCCTCGCGCTGACCGACCGCGACAGAGAGGATGCGGTCTCCCTGCTCCCCGACGATGTCGGCGTGACTGACGAGCGCGTGCGCTTCGTCGGATACGACTGTGACACGCGGACCGCGGCGTCCTCGGTCGCTTCCGAGTCGGTCGCTACCGACGCGTCCCAGTCCGCGTGCGACCTCGACGGCTTTCAGACCGCGCTCTGCAACGCGATGACGACCGCCAAGATAGCCCAGTCGGGTCTCGAACCCGCCGAGTTCCGCCTCTCGCTATACACGCTCTCGTATCTCGTGAACCGCCACGACGAGACGGCGATAGACCGATTCCTCAGCGCGCTCGGCGACCACGTCCGCGGCGTCGGCGGGATGGCCCACTACCACCTGCCGGTCGCCGACGACTCGAAGCCAGTCCAGCGATTCGGCCCGCTGTTCGACGCGCGAATCGAACTCCGCGAGAAAAACGGCCGCCCGGAGCAACGCTGGCACTTCCCGGACGACGACTGCTCGACGGTCTGGTTCGGCCTGTAG